The genomic DNA tagagatatgaaTAATACCCATACTATTTCCTACATACGAAaggaagaaatgctttttgcaattTCTCAATCACTAGAAAGTAaattgcttcatgcggattctacacaattgcattatactctagttTGCTTGTCATaggcgagttgaaaagcaagcgaggagacaaagggttggagaataacctaacaaatctcaagacaaatccgatttgacgaaaggaaacgccagcgactgtcttgatgtggttgtgaaaggtgagttgaggatctAAAGGGATATCCAAATCAACCGTAGATTCCTCACGCTTCAACAAGATTTAATTGTATGGCTTTAGTCTCCAACTGAACTCTAATTATGCCTTGGAATATGTTGATTTTACAGTTAATTCCATTTCATTAAACAGTAAGTTAAATATAGTCGTAATTCCAATTGTTTGTGAATTTAGAACCTCATATACAACttgcattaatatcttcagTTCTATCTATACGACAATGAAAGTTTATATAagtattaccattattaacctatgcttcacctgtatggaataacgcctcgaatactaacctttccaagctccaagtaatacaaaataaatcccttaaaataatttataatacacccatatatactaacctgaaaaaactgcatgctatatataatattccgtttgttacagacattactaacaaactaaccagtagattctatgaaagaatcactaataaccatactaacacacttgtgaagagtctcggtgattacaataaaatgtctatacccttcaggtataaacacagattacctaaacacaatctgctttaggtcatcgactttagatagtctttaattaatattatgtattagatgtattatgaacatttataaggattgtaaataggtttttgagctctttttcctattatgctttagattaacattagaataatataatactgtgattactaaccaaattaaattaaaattgtaaaatagaaaatgatcagtagatcagtagctattaaaatagatataagatgtattgtgaacataatttcgtaataataaaaagcatttaaaaatcaaaaaaaatataagtacatacatcaCGCGTACTTGCATCCTTTTTTCGAAAGAAAAATgtacttaatattaatattatcgaAGTTGAATATGACTTCAGTATCATTCAATGATGACAGTtatgtaattgtataatatatttgcactgcacaagatatgtacatattatattcactATGTAGTACGCATGTGAAaggtatacatacacacatatgcaaTCTGCACATTTTGATCATAAGTGCACAAGTGCAAGcaggaaattttatttatttatttatctttaactTTAAATGCCTGAAAGCTACACATGTGTTTCATATTTAAGTTGATTCATAATTTCAGTCACGAATCAcgttccaactggtcaaaatatataacaactgaaaatacagtttaactattagttggtaccaggtttaATGGAGGGCTAACGTCACTTTGagtttggaaagtcacatttttgttttgaacatattcattaagttatcgtaatacggtactcattaccataattcgtaaATACCTTGGAAATATTAACGCACTATTGAATTCTTAAGCATTCGTTAAAACAaatatcagagctgtcaaaactcaattgttaaattacaactggcgcacattgttcaaagtgtatttgcgcttgtagagtttTGATTTAatggttgaattgtattcgaatatgaataaccTAAAATGCCAATTGGAATATGTTACAACTAAAAACACACTTCGACTGTGACATACAGTAAcgtgcagagaaatcgcatcactttcaattgttcgatgttttcgattttttttgattacatgaagctatacacaagtttttttggttttattatttgatttcaactatttaacatgttttacgattaaaaaagattatttatatttttaaattaaggcgaggtacgaattttaaaaaaacatgcacaatagggcatttttcttatatgtatttcaaatgtctctagctaaaataatattacagtatatatttttctatgaattaaaatacataggcaatggacatatgacaacaataaatagtaatataataattactagacaatcGTATTGCTTCTATGACGGGATGGATAATACGACTAATGAACATACTGGACGATAATGgacatactaaaaaaagtcgtattgtcCATGCCGGCAGGTATCCATACCGTCATAGAAGCAAGACgattgtctagtaattattatattactatttattgttttcatatgtccattgcctatgtattttaattaaaaaataaaaataaaaataaaaataaatatatatatatatatgtatatatatatatatatatatatatatatatatatatatatatatatatatatatatactgtaatattattttagctagagacatttgaaatacatataagaaaaatgccctattgtgcatgttttttaaaattcttatctcgccttaatttaaaaatataaataatcttttttaatcgttaaacatgttaaatagtttaaatcaaataataaaactaaaaaaactcgaaaacatcgaacaattgaaagtgatgcgatttctctgcacgttactgtacatatgtatgtatacacaattTAGGGTACATCGAAAATAGCGAAATTTAGAATTTGGAATCACCTCTAAATGGAAAAAATGTCCTGTATCATAggaaatccgtaaaaaataacatataaaatctcaaaaatatatttgcactgTCGCCAGCCCATTCAAGTTTGTGAAATCGtaaatttaatagatttttgaatttttttttactttaagtcAGTTTTCgtggtatattttttttaattcacctcatcaaataaatggaataaattcacattaaaaaactttaaatatgatatttcgtCATATTTGCTAaggtacaaaataaaaacagaatCTTCCAGTCCATTGACGATGTTGCTTAAATATCATTTGTCCCgcatttcttataaaaaatttaaatatttgaaaatatacatgttTTAGAATTACATTTAAGAAGCAAGAATATCATACGTAGGTACACGAGTATGATCAGTAAAATAACTATCCAATAAacacatatatgaatattacatCACACAAAGTTATATTATCGAAATAATCAGATTTTTATAAAGACCTTGCCGCTTTGACCAAAAATTcgtgcaatatttttttcatcattaattatGCAATTTTCACATGAGATAATCAGCAGAATGTGTGCCGATATGAAAATGCAATacgcacaattttttttctgaactCGAAAGGTGCTGCTGATCGATGATTTCAGAGCGTCAAAAATTCACTAGGCCTGAAAACAAGATCAAGTCAGTGGATCAAGGGCGGATTATGCGCATCGAATTGCAATTTTTCAAGTGCATATCTTCACCTGAATCTGTTGTTTGACCGGTTTACGGGttaacttttttaaaataaaaagaaaacgacAAAAGGCCATCTGCAATGATAAAATTTATGGATGTAATTCTTTCCCTTAAATGTTATTTCTTTTTTTGCAGCCGTAAGATGaattcgaataaaataatatagcaTCGATTCAATTAAGTTTCAACCCGCATTTGAAATGAATAACAATAGTGCAAGCCAAAAGTGCAGTTTGTTACCTATTATGTGACATTTATATGAAGCTAAATGCATGTCACGTTTCCGAGAAATTGAATATTCCGTTACacaatattgatttataaaGTCTACATGGCTTTTCGAaattctcatacatatgtacatatatttcgtacaaacattttttctttGAAGCACTACATTTGAAGTTACTTTTAGGTCATCctatatgttttaatttaaaattggattttttttcaatctaaaaaattaaataaaactcatAAAATGGAATTATTCATGAAACTATTTTTACTATAAagtacattataaaataaatggtaTATAATTGCTTATACGAGGCGgtgaatccattttttttttaataaatcgttCAATAAATTACGAAAGGTGCGTGTTTTTCACACAGAAGGTTAAACTTCTGAACGTGATAACATGTTCCTCTTCATCTTCATTGACGAGacgtgaaataaatattttaaacaaaaaaaaaaagagatgaTGATCGGCAGACCTTCAAGCGCTTTGGACAAGCCTATTAGTTACAACGAGTGGCTTACCTTCTGGGCTCTTCTTTCCCTTTAAACTTCACAAGCCCTTTATATGGGAATTGCAATTCGACAGGAAAATTTGAAAGATTGATAATATGGCGCACCACTATGCGTATTCGCCGAGTGCAAAAGGACATTATGCAACTGCATTAATTGCAGCGTAACTGAGTCTCATTCGAGATGATCCCATCGCATCGTAATCTCTCATTAAGTCTGATTTATTGGTGCTGACCATTCTTGAACAGTTCGTGTAGCGGTTAACCAGTTTTTTGATCCCAACACCACCTTAGCGTCCTTTTTCTTAACGGTCATGCGTCTGTATGTACCAATGTttggtacaaaaaaaaaaatacagcgaaaaaaaattaaatcaacacGGCCGAGTATGCGCTATTTTAATAGTATGGATGTGTCGATAATTGCACGATTTAAAACCGATTAACTTTGCATATTGAGTACGTGATGATCTTGTGTGCCGGAAAATATGACCTTAAAATGGTCGAGATTAACAAATTTTCGATACGTCACCCCAAATATTTCGTGTGATGATATTGCAAATATGTTACAAATATATTCGtaataacatatttatttttatgatattttaaataatattaaaaatattgcaagaagaagaagagtgaaagttttatatttctacaataaaaataaattaaaaaaaaaacctgtatGTTTCAcatcgtatatgtatgtgtgttaaaTATTTCGAGCTGAAGCTGAACTCAAGATGAAacttatcaataaataaaattaatttgttaataaaaaataattgtccttcatttttcttttaatccctttaagaaaggatttttaagggtgatttaaatcaaatatgtatatcaaaaagcTAAAAAAAGGATACATTTTTTAATAGCAAAGTTTTAGGCACTGAAATGGGCTGAAGTAACAAAAATCAAAGTAGAACCATATTTATAATCGGAGCACTCCGTTAATATCTCGacactcgttttctcaacttttcgtctgccCAAACAGTATGTtgtataaaaatagtttatacaACATActgttttttaaatgctttttattattactaaattatgttcaccatACAtctgtatctattttaatagctactgatctactgatcattttctattttacaattttactttaattttgttagtaatcatagtattatattattcaaatgttaatgtatagcataataggaaaaagagctcaaaaacctatttaaaattcttataaatgcttataatacatctaatacataatattaattaaagactctccaaagtcgatgatctaatgtataaatgtacatatgtaatatttttaatatactatagatttttaagctattattacacctttaaaatatataaaaaaagttgtaAAGTCAATTCTtactatgtatattcatttaatagttaatgtttatctcgtaaaatatgtatttcactatgtaaaatattttcgtatatattttttgtatatatatgtacaaactcgGCGACTAGAGATaccgaaaaagttgggaaaacgagtcttgagatattgcaagttggtgaaACGAGGAAGACCTATTTATAATAACCCTTactatttctccaaatattaaaatacaaaccgttgaatgatttatttattataattgtacatattaaACGAGATATAACACTTGTCAGAGAAATtgtagtacatatttattataacgcATTAACTGCGATTGTATGAATTTCCATGGGCATATCAAGAAATCTTATTACAAATCCTTAGAATTTTGATTTGGTACCAGTATACTACTGTTAAGATAGAatggatattaaaaataaaatgaaatacataatcaTATGTGATACAGAAtctataagtatatgtatgtacatatattaggatGTGAAGTTGCATTTCTGTTTGTAAGCTCTCATTTATCTCTAAACCATTTATCTTTATAAAAGTCTCATATTTTATCTTCTAAACACTATgttcatataagtacatattatactttatAATTAATGTGTaaccaataaaaaataataaaatcggtaAGTActtaaacaatagaaattttagGTATTTGATAtactcatatgtatacataataaggcttccaatcccgggatccctaGCACCAGGATCCCGGGTGcagaaactagtctgaataccgggattacggtgcaggcagaaatttctttaaaaataatatggaaaaaaaacataaagcaatattacatatataatgaacaatgttGGGATGATCAATGatagtcatagtccatttgtttgccacccgtttcgacgccggcttgccgtttccacgaaatggtatgaacggcctgtattttgtcgcagatattgtgctcaaccgcaatgatatttgaagtatattttaactgattcgaactcagaatcgaccactgatcacgttttcgtgatctagaaaaaatgtgtgtgtctgtgtttctgtgtgagtgtctatatgtttattgtgtgtcagtatattttggagattttttgaacactgttcgtcctatcgaactgaaacttagtattggttactgaaatttttatcgatacaccgtaattttttttcaaattgttaagttaaccggaaatggtacctccccttataggtgttctctttctttttaagtttttgatttaaattatctcccaaaccactcatcaaatTGGACTgaagtagaactttagtctgtgtaagttttcctacatttgtgttgaatttgtattgaaaatgctcatagccggtatgtgtgaacgtgtatgcacatacatatgttcgattatcgaattttgttttttacacttcttatatttctgaaatacatagataaagtcgtaggttggtcacatccgaattttttacataaagtaaatgtaattggagtttttttttaattgggtggattatttcaactatttgtaaaaaaaacaaatcaatgaattaaagcgatttttttaaatttgttttattacattttcggatgtgttttatttaatcttagaaatttatggatgcgaaccgaaaatttaaagaatgtaaccacactctcaaaattagtacgccaatatgcgAGTATTTTTCGCGTGAAACattgggagagtttgcaaatgcaattgaacgtttttgaaatatgaaaacatacaATTGAACTatcttttcttatacatttgaaattcccagcaccgcaatcccggtgctcaagtaaccttccgggattggaagcactaatacatacatacatatatgtactccagcatattgataattttctttcgaggaaaaatcaaatacaaatcaattttgAATTGATTAGATTCATGATAAGATCAAtagaattatcaaaattaatttataagggGTTCCTACCAAATCGAACTATTCATCTCGACTATAGCTAAAAGTACCACAGCTGGAGACGagagttcaatttaaataataatacaataaaaactaAGTTTGCCGTGAAATTCAAGCCTCAACTCTGGACCACGATCCTGATCAtctgttgaaatgaaaaaaaatacaagaacTCATATCACTCATGTTAAAAAATCGCTGAAATGGATGCGTGTGAAGTGTGCACCTTGCTCGCGGATAATTGTGTGAATGTATGTGAGTTGACCAAACAGCATTCACATGTACTTGTGGAGGGTCCAATACACTACTTTAGATTCTCTTAAGTTGGTATATATCGACGGTACCGAGACAAGTGAAGAGCATCTTGAACAGTATAAATACTGGAGCATCTTTGGTTGAAGATCATTGAGCTTCGGTCGATACAGTTTCCAACTGCTTCGCTCTCATCCATTAAGGGTAGTACCTCGCCAAAACACTCCAACCAACATGAAACTGGTGAGCTGACAACCCTTGTTAACTATTTTAAAACCACCCTTAATTTAAACCACATTTAAATTgctctcattaaaaattaccgTATTTAAACATTTGCtctaatttcaatttcataccCTAATTACTTTAGCTTCGAACAAAATCTagttacataaattaaaacgaTGCTTATTTGTTCAAATTGTAATCGAtccacttatttttttaatactaaaatcATCCAGATAGTTTCAATCTATTTACACTCGTGCTCAATTCTAGTTAAAGTAACTAAATTTTTTGTAACGtcatattatatgatttttgccctgttttaaatttcattcgtAAGCAATTTAGCAACGTACGACATATTGCTCCATATTTTAAAAGGatggttaaatataaaatataaaatgtactctAATTTAGCATTGAATGTAATTCATTTTGATACACTAAAGCGTGGTTCACAGtaatctaaatttaataatttgattgtctttcattttcaaaatggGTCGAATTAAGATTGCTCTatagcttatatataaataatgtttgcATTGTTTCAGTTCGTATTTGCTTGTTTGATCGCCTCCGCATTCTGCGGCAGATTAGAAAACACCTATTTGCCTCCATCGGGAGCTCATCATTCAGGTGGTGGTCCAGGACTTTTGGCTCCTGGAGGAGGACCAGCTCAGCCCCCAATTGAAATCATCTCGCAAACCAATGAAAACAACGGAGATGGATCTTACAAATACAGGTTAGTCATACAATTCGAAGAAACTGTTTTAGATCAAGACTCGAAAGTGATACGGAACcataattttaatacgaatTATTGGGTTCTCAATGAATcgaagtttattaaattttctcgATGAATACGAGAATGTCTATTGCTACTGGTAAGATCTGGATCCAGATCAACTGTCTTCTGTCAGAGTTTGCAAGATTTATCTGACAAAAAATGTTGAGATGGTTCCATCTAATTTAGTACCATCAAAGATCTAAACTAACTACCAAAATCATTCCATTATTTCCGCTCCAGAAGGTGGAAGGGAAACTACTGTAGATAAAAACATTTCCCAAGACAACTTcactatataataaatagtatatatgtaaagtcCTCTTTGTGCACTCGAAatctaatataaattaaatgttaacattaaatatatgaatttgaatcatgtgtataaatacaatttaattatcaaaACCAAAAATTTCAGCTATGAATCTGCGAACGGAATCAAAGTGCAAGAAGAAGGAGAACTGAAAAACAAAGGCAACCCTGAAGCCGAAGCCCAATCCGCTGTCGGTAAGAATTACTTAATTCAACTACTAAAATCTAAAACGATCATAAATTGTTCATAATGGTTTCAACCACTGTTACCGTTTTGAATTATGCGTTAGTTACGAAAAGGATCAAATGAATATAATTAAACAGAAATATTGCCTCATCTGCTAGGATAT from Arctopsyche grandis isolate Sample6627 chromosome 1, ASM5162203v2, whole genome shotgun sequence includes the following:
- the LOC143916222 gene encoding pupal cuticle protein 20-like, whose translation is MKLFVFACLIASAFCGRLENTYLPPSGAHHSGGGPGLLAPGGGPAQPPIEIISQTNENNGDGSYKYSYESANGIKVQEEGELKNKGNPEAEAQSAVGSFSYPGPDGKIYTITYTADENGFQAKGDHLPTPPPIPEEILQSLQQNAAEEAAGSASGNGNGYPSGGPSNQYGPPSKPAGNGGYRY